The sequence GTTGCCGGCGCTTCTGTAGCCGCCGAGGTGATCGGTGAAGAGAAGGGCAAGAAGGTCGAGAGCGTCAAGTACAAGCGCCGCAAGGGCTTCCACAAGACCGTCGGCCACCGCCAGCAGTACACCCGCGTCCGCATCACCGGCATCAACGTCTAACGTTGGTTCGGCTGCGGCGATCAAAGCAAATTTGAGACGGGCGACCCATTCGTGGGTCGCCCGTTTTCGTTTGACCCGTACCACGGGCGGCCCGCCCGTGTCTCTGGTTCGCCAAACTAAGTTTCCCCTGCAGGCTCATCTGTTAGGCTGCAGATTCGTCATCCTGACGTACTCGGAAGGACCTCTTCCTTCCCGAAGTAAAGGCGGAGTGGGAGATCCTTCGGAGTACATCAGAGGGTGTTAAGGAATAGTGCCGCGTCCGCTCCGACCGTGGCATGGGCGTCTCGCCCATGCGTGTGTTGTGACCAGAAAACAGTATTGGTTGCAGCCGCTTGGTCGGCGCAGCGGCCAACAAATGAAGCTTCTCATTCCAGTCCACAGGCATGGGCGAGACGCCCATGC is a genomic window of Tepidisphaeraceae bacterium containing:
- the rplU gene encoding 50S ribosomal protein L21 — protein: MYAIIEEGSRQFKVTSGDTILIDRELGDAETVTFDRVLLVGGEGTPKVGAPLVAGASVAAEVIGEEKGKKVESVKYKRRKGFHKTVGHRQQYTRVRITGINV